The following DNA comes from bacterium.
ATTCCGGTAAAACAGTTGAGATTCTCAACACTGACGCGGAAGGACGATTGATTCTGGCCGATGCTTTGGCTTATGCACAAAAGTATAAGCCTGAAACGATCATCGACTACGCGACGCTTACCGGACATGTCGTCATTGCGCTCGGTATGCACGGAGCCGGTATGATGGGCACGGACGATGGCATGAAAAAGCGTTTAATGGAAGCATCGCATTTCGCCTCGGAAAAAATCTGGGAATTACCGCTCTGGAAAGAGTACGATCGCCAGATCAAAAGCCACATTGCCGATATCAAAAATATCGGTGGACGCCCGGCCGGAGCTATAACGGCGGCGGCTTTTCTGAAACATTTTGTCGGTGATTATCCCTGGGTACATCTCGATATTGCCGGAACAGCGAATACGGAAGAAGAAACTGCCTATACCGGAAAAATCTCCGCAACAGGGTTTGGTATTCGTCTCACCGTTGAAGCACTACGACAATTAGTAATGAACAATGAATAATAAAGAATAGGCTATTTGATAGAGTTGACAATATCTGGAGCTATCAATCATTATTCATTAATCTTATTCATTTCTATTTAGAAGCCGATAATTATTTCAAGTTACTCTCATTTTTTATATCAGATTAAAACGGAGTTCAACATGAAATTTCGTTTATTTGTTTTAGTGTGTTTGTTTCAAACTGCTTTTGCGCAAGAGCCTATTTCCTATTCGATCTCATTCGATAATGCCGTACACCATGAAGCTAGTATTTCCGTAACCTTTCCAAATATCGGAAAAGAGCCGCTTGAACTTTATATGAGTCGCTCATCCCCTGGAAGATATGCGTTACATGAATTCGTCAAAAACGTTTACGATGTCAAGGCTACGGATGGGAAGGGTAAATCTCTGGCTCTCATACAACCGGATCCATATTCATGGCGAATTGAAAACCACAACGGCACCGTTACTGTCACGTACACACTATTTGCTGATTTATGCGATGGTACTTATTCGGCTATTGACGGAACTCATGCTCATCTGAATATCCCCGCGACTTATATGTGGGCCAAAGGAATGGAAAAACGACCGATCCGCGTACAATTCAAAACCCCTAAAAACTGGAAGATCGCTACACAATTGAAACCAACGGAAGATCCGTTAGTTTTTACCGCTCCTGATTTTCAGTACTTCATGGATAGTCCGGTCGAAATGAGTAATTTCGACTGGTATGAATGGACGATTCCCCACCGTGATCGAACGCAGACTATCCGGATGGCTTTTCATCATTCCGGCACTAAAGACGAATCTAAAGCGTTTTTCGAAGCCGTAAAAGCTATCGTCCTCGAGGCCAAAGCAGTGTTCGGAGAATTACCTGAATATGATAACGGCACCTACACTTTTCTTGCGGATTATTTGCCTTATGCTCACCGCGACGGAATGGAACATCGTAATTCTACAGTTATTACCAACCATCATTCGCTGCAAACAGGTTTGATCGATATCGCCGGCTCTGTTTCGCACGAGTTTTTTCATTGCTGGAATGTAGAACGTATCCGTCCAAAGTCGCTTGAGCCGTTTGATTTCTTACGCGCCAATATGTCCGGTGAATTGTGGTTTGCCGAAGGTTTTACGAGTTATTACGATGCTTTGATACTGAAGCGTGCGGCTGTAACAAGCCTTGATCAATACACGAAAAATTTGAGCAAAGACCTTTCGTATTTTCTTGGCTCTCCCGGACGCCGTTATTTCAATGCCGTCGACATGAGCCGGCAGGCTCCTTTTGCCGACGCCGCTACCTCCAACGATCCGCAAAATAAATCCAATACATTCATTTCCTATTACAACTTCGGCGCAGTGTTGGGATTGGCGCTTGATCTGTCTATCAGGGAAAAATTTCCTGACAAGACACTGGACGACCTTATGCGGGAAATGTGGAGCGCACATGGAAAGAACGAACTCCCTTATACTAACGACGACGTCAAAGCTGCCCTTGCAAAAACGACTCGGGATCAAAAATTTGCCGATATGTTTTTTGAAAAATATATTTTCGGGCGCGATGTGCCCGATTTCGGAAAATTGCTTTCCCAGGCAGGCTTGTTATTGAGAAAATCAAAGTCCGATAAACCTTTTTTCGGACCGATGGATTGGAAAATTTCAGACAACGCCGTAGCGTTAAAAAACCCTTCGATCGTTGGAAGTCCACTATATAAAGCCGGACTGGATCAGGGCGATAAAATCTTA
Coding sequences within:
- a CDS encoding PDZ domain-containing protein; protein product: MKFRLFVLVCLFQTAFAQEPISYSISFDNAVHHEASISVTFPNIGKEPLELYMSRSSPGRYALHEFVKNVYDVKATDGKGKSLALIQPDPYSWRIENHNGTVTVTYTLFADLCDGTYSAIDGTHAHLNIPATYMWAKGMEKRPIRVQFKTPKNWKIATQLKPTEDPLVFTAPDFQYFMDSPVEMSNFDWYEWTIPHRDRTQTIRMAFHHSGTKDESKAFFEAVKAIVLEAKAVFGELPEYDNGTYTFLADYLPYAHRDGMEHRNSTVITNHHSLQTGLIDIAGSVSHEFFHCWNVERIRPKSLEPFDFLRANMSGELWFAEGFTSYYDALILKRAAVTSLDQYTKNLSKDLSYFLGSPGRRYFNAVDMSRQAPFADAATSNDPQNKSNTFISYYNFGAVLGLALDLSIREKFPDKTLDDLMREMWSAHGKNELPYTNDDVKAALAKTTRDQKFADMFFEKYIFGRDVPDFGKLLSQAGLLLRKSKSDKPFFGPMDWKISDNAVALKNPSIVGSPLYKAGLDQGDKILTVNGEMIAETSQLDTILAHHQIGDTLTIEYEQRTVHKTAKLILMEDPVWEIVTFEKAGQTITQDIEKFRKNWLTSRSSEKLPVLKKYCPECKRSFDFELEFCGFDGKELGLTP